The sequence below is a genomic window from Hemicordylus capensis ecotype Gifberg unplaced genomic scaffold, rHemCap1.1.pri scaffold_30, whole genome shotgun sequence.
agcacctgattgggcagtggggattccatatgcagataggaaaaaGGAGCCTgtgacagcagaagcaccatggtgattggacagtggggattccatatgcagatggggggaggagcctgtgatggttaaggtcagttggaatgcaactgctactggtgggaagatgttctggattgtagaggagaggaatatatagatatagatatagatatagatatatgatagtgggcagggggtctatgaagagaggggtcgtaagggaggaaagagccccttcaggagaaggaggctgttgttgtgtgaattagatgaggaaacaagatgatcaAGGTCTGtaaactcagagagagagagagagagagagagagaaaagggaggagaagagagacaaGGGCGAGGGACGAGCcagagcctgtcagcggcctgaggggaatgagcggctatggcggcactggcagcaaggaagggtccagtcaaccagtgctgctgcttggggctaccaaggccattgtcacaggcaggcaagggatggcccgatcctgtcagcagcctgaggggaacagcCGTGGCcgcggtggtggcggcagcaaggaaaggcccagtcatctgctgctgctcttgtggggaggagcaggagtggggctcgggtggggagatctctggggtgaggggggctgtggcaggggctgaggggagcCATCCaatactagtgcacagatgctctgtgcgggttaagctagtctaaccataaaaaacacaaagcagcagcaatagaaacactcatataaaagcctgcgtAAAAACACCGAGATTCCATGGCCAtcaagagagcattccagaggctGGGGGCAAGCactgagaagtccctgtccctcatgcacaacagccgagccttcCTCATTCTGTCTTGCCGTTCAGTTTGAAAAACTGACCAGATGCTGGCCACCCCTATCTAAGCCGAATGCCAAGGaactttaagtgggggggggtctccaagGGTCCAGTCAGAGTTCTGCACATTTTGGCTGCCCCTAGTAGCCAACCGAAACTGTGTGGTTCCtctagacccccccccccaacctgagCGCAGTTCTCTGAGTCTAGTGGGTCGGTTGCAGGCTGACCCCCTGCTGGATGCCCACAAGAACATGGCATCCAGAAAGGCATTTCTCCAAGGAGAAGTCGCCTCCTCGGGTAGTTTCTCTGCATCCAGGCCCCTCCTGGGATAGGGATCACCCACCCAGTTGTGCAGTGCTGAATGTGGCTTTGGaagcctgctgctgcccctttcccctttccagctCCAAACCTGAAGCTGGAGGAAAAGGCTGGGGCGCATCCTGACAGAGACCACAGCCGCCCTGATGCCCAGTGAGCAGAGAAGGAATCGGGTACTCTGGCATGatatgtgggggagggaggaatgtgTGTGCAGAGCATGTCCCCAGCCCTGCCTTGACTTGTCGGATGTTTCCTTGCAGGCCGCCTCCGGCTCCCGTGGCCCGGATGCTGAGGGCAGGGCCAGCACCACCTGTTCCCAGGCCCATGTGGATGGGGAGAGGATGCGGGTGACCATGAGGcgggtgctgctgggggtgggcttTGCCATCGCCCTGATGGTGTCTGCCCACCTGGGCCAGCAGATGCTGCAGTGCCAGCAGATCTTGGGCCAGGGCTCCGGCCCGCGGGGGCTGATGCGGCCAGAGAACGAAGAGCTGGTGATGCTGGATGCCAACCGGGTGGAATACCGCTACAGCAAGGAGATGCCGCTGGTCTTCATTGGCGGCGTCCCCCGGAGCGGGACCACACTGATGCGGGCCATGCTGGATGCACACCCAGAGGTGCGCTGCGGGGAGGAGACCCGGATCATCCCGCGCGTGTTGGCCATGCGCCAGGCCTGGTCCAAATCCGGGCGAGAGAAGATGCGCCTGGACGAAGCTGGGGTGACGGACCAGGTCTTGGACGCGGCCATGCAGGCCTTCATCCTGGAGGTGATCGCCAAGCACGGGGAGCCGGCCAGGTACCTCTGCAACAAGGACCCCTTCACGCTCAAGTCCTCCCTCTACCTGTCCCGCCTCTTCCCCAACTCCAAGTTCCTCCTGATGGTGCGCGACGGCCGGGCCTCCGTCCACTCCATGATCACCAGGAAGGTCACCATTGCGGGCTTTGACCTCAGCAGCTACCGGGACTGCTTGACCAAGTGGAACAAAGCCATTGAGGTCATGTACACCCAGTGCCTGGAGATCGGCCGCTCCCGCTGCCTCCCCGTCTACTACGAGCAGCTGGTCTTGCACCCCAAGCGGTCCATGCAGGCCATCATGGAGTTCTTGGACATTGCCTGGAGCGACGCGGTCCTGCACCACGAGGAGCTGATCGGGAAGCCGGGCGGCGTCTCGCTCTCCAAGTAAGTGGCtcttgcgggggggggtgtgGCGGGGGCCTGCTGGGACCAGGGGCAGAAGGTGgcctttcaggggcagagctcaCCAAGGCAGGCGCTCAGTGTGGCTCCAAGGAGGACTCCAGCATCATCtaaggtggggtggggcaggaggccGATTCGGAGCTCTCCTTGTCTTGGGAATCGAAAGATatggaggtagggatgtgtgtgtggcGTCAGATGGGGAGCATCCTGGCGTCTTCCACTGTGTGTTTGGCAGATCCCACAATGGCTGCAGTCAAGAGGAAAAGTGGGTCAGGTGGTGACtgctctggggaggggggggcagaggcTTTTGTGGTGCTTGAGAAACCCAGGCGGGAAGTGGGAGAGGTCTCCTTCTGTGTGCTTGGCCCTACTGAACCCTCCTCTGCCATGTCTCGATGCAGAATCGAGCGATCCACAGACCAGGTGATCAAGCCAGTGAACACGGAGGCCTTGGCGAAGTGGCTGGGGCACATCCCAGTGGACGTCCTGCAGGACATGCCCCACATTGCCCCCATGCTGGCCAGGCTGGGCTATGACCCCTATGCAAACCCCCCCAACTACGGGAACCCAGACCCTTTGGTGGTCAACAACACACATAGGGTGAGTGCAGCTTGCTCTGGACTAATCAAAGATCTTGTCGCTGATTAACTGAAGTATCACTGCTTACCTTCTTGTCTGAGAGCTTCAAATGTTGACTAAAGCAGCTAGTCCTCTTGGTTCAGAGGAAGAACAGCAGCCTTTTTCAGCTCTAGAAAGCTGCCCATGTTCTCCCAGCCTGAGATCAGAACATTTTATTTGGTGGTTTCAGAGGGAACTGGTGCTGCAGGTGTGACCATGCTTCTATCTTTCCCAGCAATCAAGGCTTTCCACATACCTGCTTGTAAACTTGGGCAGAGTCATGGTATATTTGGAGCtgtttaaacaaattttaagGAGTTAGAAGTGCTAAAGGGAGTTAGGGTAGCAAGCTTTCTGGTTGCACAGAGCTTTCAAATGTGGCTATAGAAGCATCCTCTTCCTGTATTGCCTGGGTGGTGGAGTCCGTGTGACTTGGATGTGGAGCGAGGCCAATCAGCAGGGTGAAGAAATCAGGTGGAGGGGGAGGCGTGCCCTGACCTCACATGTTGTTGTTCTCACAGGTTCT
It includes:
- the TPST2 gene encoding protein-tyrosine sulfotransferase 2; this encodes MRVTMRRVLLGVGFAIALMVSAHLGQQMLQCQQILGQGSGPRGLMRPENEELVMLDANRVEYRYSKEMPLVFIGGVPRSGTTLMRAMLDAHPEVRCGEETRIIPRVLAMRQAWSKSGREKMRLDEAGVTDQVLDAAMQAFILEVIAKHGEPARYLCNKDPFTLKSSLYLSRLFPNSKFLLMVRDGRASVHSMITRKVTIAGFDLSSYRDCLTKWNKAIEVMYTQCLEIGRSRCLPVYYEQLVLHPKRSMQAIMEFLDIAWSDAVLHHEELIGKPGGVSLSKIERSTDQVIKPVNTEALAKWLGHIPVDVLQDMPHIAPMLARLGYDPYANPPNYGNPDPLVVNNTHRVLKGDFKTPANLKGHLLQGSQNTTAFH